A stretch of the Microcoleus sp. FACHB-672 genome encodes the following:
- a CDS encoding PAS domain S-box protein: protein MTLLPTQTLHCHPSDRSAPSLMEDVFRLYERALDATSTGIVIADATQPDQPLVYCNRAFERITGYLREEIIGRNCRFLQGPDPDPVALQEIRCALREERDLQIILKNYRKDGTPFWNELTISPVRDNDGRLTHFIGVQTEITARKQAEEALRETEAKYRSIFENSTEGIFQTTPDGRYLSANPALARIYGYDSPEELMRCCGAHNIYVENSRRSEFTHHIQEQGSVSNFEAAIYRADGSEIWISENAWEVRNQQGELLYYEGTVVDITQRKQAEAALRNQEYWLNTLIDAVPDAVTLKDSQGRWVVANQSALQLFGLESVEYRGKTDDALAPYISEPHKHLLAEIRQTDETPWTAGNHHTQTLPQSDASSKVYDTHKVPLFNPDGSRKGLVVVSRDITDRIAAEAALRDSEKRFRTIFEGAAIGMGLASVKGQKLIATNPAFQAMLGYSESELRGMTFTALTHPDDADLEGDWPAKGEHNAYQSEKRFICKNGSICWGRLSVSPLRNAQGQVQFILGVVEDITAAKQAALALFQHEAKWRSLIRHSSDIITITDAEGTILYASPSVSTVLRYPPEEMVGQYAFEFVHPEDLPQALANHERLTSKPAVSIPQEYRLRRADGSWCFLEAVSVNLLEDPAVKGIVINSRDITSRKQVELRLSKINECFLGFGTNAVENIQRLTALAGELLGGACALYNRLEKIGQTQEKPLLHSVGQWHTPANYCPVDRADGHICYDVIQQGNAEAVIICDLQNTIYAETDPSVASYGLQTYIAQAVRRGETYLGSLCVMYTEPITFTEADQKLMGIVAAAIGVEEERAAAATIERQKSRELEITLHELQQTQLQLIQTEKMSSLGQLVAGVAHEINNPIGFVTGNLSHATIYIQDLLGLVELYQQEYPEPTARIQQEVEAIDLDFLLQDLPKLLDSMKMGAERICEIVRTLKNFSRLDEAEVKPVNIHEGIDNTLLILHNRLKSKGSFPGIEVIKEYGDLPPVECYAGQINQVFMNLLANAIDALEESFASADTADAQTSTSECKLPTIGIRTFVSAAGGIVVAISDNGPGIREEVRKKLFDPFFTTKPVGKGTGLGLSISYQIVVEKHGGKLSCLSDPAKGTEFIMELPSRPQTDALNTQS from the coding sequence ATGACACTTCTTCCTACTCAGACCCTGCACTGCCATCCCTCCGACCGTAGCGCACCCAGCCTGATGGAAGACGTGTTCCGACTATATGAGCGGGCTTTGGACGCAACCAGCACCGGCATCGTCATTGCGGACGCAACCCAACCCGACCAGCCCCTCGTTTACTGCAATCGCGCCTTTGAGCGCATCACCGGCTACTTGCGAGAAGAAATTATCGGGCGTAACTGCCGGTTTTTGCAAGGGCCAGACCCCGATCCAGTCGCCCTCCAAGAAATTCGGTGCGCCCTGCGCGAAGAGCGTGACCTACAAATCATCTTGAAAAACTACCGTAAAGATGGCACCCCATTTTGGAATGAACTTACCATTTCGCCGGTACGCGACAACGACGGGCGATTAACTCACTTTATTGGGGTGCAGACAGAGATCACCGCTCGCAAACAAGCAGAAGAAGCCTTACGAGAAACCGAAGCCAAATATCGCAGCATCTTTGAAAACTCCACCGAAGGCATCTTCCAAACCACACCAGACGGACGATACCTGAGCGCCAACCCAGCCTTAGCCAGAATTTATGGCTACGACTCACCTGAAGAACTGATGCGATGTTGCGGCGCACACAATATTTATGTTGAGAATAGCCGGCGCAGCGAATTTACACACCACATCCAAGAACAAGGTTCAGTTAGTAATTTTGAAGCCGCAATTTACCGAGCTGACGGTAGCGAAATTTGGATTTCAGAAAACGCTTGGGAAGTCCGAAACCAACAGGGCGAGCTTTTGTACTACGAAGGCACCGTCGTGGATATCACCCAGCGCAAACAAGCCGAAGCCGCCTTGCGAAATCAAGAATACTGGCTCAATACCTTAATCGACGCAGTCCCGGATGCCGTTACCTTGAAAGACAGCCAGGGGCGCTGGGTTGTGGCCAATCAATCCGCCCTCCAACTTTTTGGCCTAGAATCGGTAGAGTATCGCGGCAAAACAGACGATGCCCTCGCCCCCTATATCAGCGAACCCCACAAACATCTCTTAGCCGAGATTCGGCAAACCGATGAAACCCCCTGGACTGCCGGCAACCATCACACCCAAACCCTGCCACAGTCAGATGCCTCAAGCAAAGTCTATGACACGCACAAAGTGCCCCTGTTTAACCCGGATGGCAGCCGCAAAGGACTCGTTGTTGTCAGCCGCGACATTACAGATCGCATCGCCGCAGAAGCCGCACTGCGAGACAGCGAAAAGCGCTTCCGCACCATTTTCGAGGGTGCAGCGATCGGCATGGGACTTGCTTCTGTCAAAGGACAAAAACTGATTGCCACCAACCCGGCATTTCAGGCAATGCTAGGTTATAGCGAAAGCGAGTTGCGCGGCATGACGTTTACTGCTTTGACTCACCCAGACGATGCCGATTTAGAGGGCGATTGGCCGGCGAAGGGCGAACACAACGCTTACCAAAGTGAAAAACGCTTTATTTGCAAAAATGGTAGCATCTGCTGGGGCCGGCTGAGTGTCTCCCCGCTCCGGAATGCTCAAGGCCAAGTCCAGTTTATTCTAGGCGTGGTGGAAGACATTACTGCTGCCAAGCAAGCGGCTCTTGCCCTATTTCAACATGAAGCTAAATGGCGGTCACTGATTCGCCATAGCTCTGATATCATCACGATTACGGATGCCGAAGGTACAATCCTCTACGCCAGTCCCTCAGTCTCGACGGTGTTGCGTTACCCACCGGAAGAAATGGTGGGGCAGTATGCCTTTGAATTTGTCCACCCTGAAGACTTGCCCCAAGCACTCGCTAATCACGAACGTCTGACAAGTAAGCCGGCAGTCTCAATTCCTCAAGAGTATCGCCTCCGGCGTGCCGATGGTTCTTGGTGTTTTCTGGAAGCGGTTAGCGTTAATTTACTCGAAGATCCGGCTGTTAAAGGAATTGTCATCAACTCCCGCGACATCACATCTCGCAAACAAGTCGAGTTGCGGCTGAGTAAAATTAATGAGTGCTTCTTGGGATTTGGCACCAATGCCGTTGAAAATATCCAGAGGCTAACTGCACTGGCAGGAGAACTCTTAGGAGGCGCTTGTGCGCTTTACAACCGGCTAGAGAAGATTGGGCAAACACAAGAGAAGCCCTTGCTGCACTCAGTTGGACAGTGGCATACCCCAGCTAACTATTGCCCGGTGGATCGCGCTGATGGCCATATCTGCTATGACGTGATTCAGCAAGGGAATGCTGAGGCTGTCATTATTTGTGACTTGCAGAACACCATTTATGCCGAGACTGATCCGTCTGTAGCATCTTACGGGCTGCAGACTTACATCGCTCAAGCAGTGCGCCGGGGAGAGACTTATCTCGGTTCTTTGTGCGTGATGTATACTGAGCCGATTACATTCACGGAAGCTGACCAGAAGCTGATGGGGATTGTTGCTGCAGCGATTGGAGTCGAGGAAGAACGCGCAGCAGCCGCTACAATAGAACGCCAAAAATCCAGAGAATTAGAAATTACTTTGCACGAGTTGCAACAAACTCAACTGCAACTGATTCAAACTGAGAAAATGTCTTCTTTAGGTCAATTGGTGGCTGGGGTTGCTCATGAAATTAACAATCCCATTGGGTTTGTCACCGGCAATTTAAGCCATGCGACGATTTACATCCAAGATTTGTTAGGTTTGGTAGAACTTTATCAACAAGAATATCCAGAACCGACTGCACGAATCCAGCAGGAAGTTGAGGCGATTGATTTGGATTTCTTGCTGCAAGATTTGCCTAAGCTTCTGGATTCGATGAAAATGGGGGCGGAACGCATCTGCGAAATTGTGCGAACGCTGAAAAATTTCTCTCGCTTAGATGAAGCGGAAGTCAAGCCGGTTAATATTCATGAGGGAATTGATAATACACTGCTGATTTTACACAACCGGCTAAAATCCAAGGGGTCTTTTCCTGGGATTGAGGTCATTAAAGAGTATGGGGATTTACCTCCCGTCGAGTGTTATGCCGGCCAAATTAATCAAGTGTTTATGAATCTCCTGGCGAATGCCATTGATGCTTTGGAAGAGTCCTTTGCTAGTGCCGATACAGCCGATGCTCAAACCTCAACATCTGAATGTAAACTCCCCACGATTGGGATTCGCACCTTTGTTTCCGCTGCCGGTGGTATTGTCGTAGCAATTTCTGATAATGGCCCTGGCATTCGGGAAGAAGTCCGTAAGAAGCTATTTGATCCCTTTTTTACCACAAAGCCGGTGGGCAAAGGTACTGGACTTGGCTTATCCATCAGCTATCAAATTGTGGTGGAAAAGCATGGGGGGAAATTATCCTGTTTATCTGATCCGGCAAAGGGAACAGAATTTATTATGGAGCTTCCCAGCCGGCCACAAACAGATGCTTTAAATACGCAAAGTTAA
- a CDS encoding lipoate--protein ligase family protein: MIKTDTYSVLSCASTPSWRLIPLLQASGNLQMAIDRWLMQQHSAGLHPPTLRFYTMWPPALSLGYHQHRWPEFWQQIEWQGMPVDVVRRPTGGRAVLHQGDLTYAVVTSGLAGNRIQAYQAICEFLIAGWRSLGIELHYGDAGRSYINNPNCFGNATGADLVTAAGVKLIGSAQLRRDGAILQHGSMRLQPDTNLFSQVFGEEATPAALSLNMPIETIINALVAAAGCCFGVELVMQPLTEAEWQEIHQLVCI; encoded by the coding sequence ATGATAAAAACCGACACTTATAGCGTTCTCTCCTGTGCCTCTACCCCTTCTTGGCGTTTAATCCCGCTGCTGCAAGCGTCTGGGAACCTTCAGATGGCGATTGATCGTTGGTTGATGCAACAGCATAGTGCCGGCTTGCATCCGCCAACTTTACGGTTTTACACCATGTGGCCGCCGGCTCTTTCTCTGGGATATCATCAACATCGCTGGCCGGAATTTTGGCAACAAATCGAGTGGCAAGGGATGCCGGTGGATGTGGTGCGGCGTCCCACCGGCGGGCGGGCAGTGCTGCATCAGGGAGATTTAACCTATGCGGTAGTGACTTCAGGATTAGCCGGCAACCGCATTCAAGCGTATCAAGCAATTTGTGAATTTTTAATTGCCGGTTGGCGATCGCTGGGCATTGAGTTGCACTACGGGGATGCTGGGCGCAGTTACATTAACAACCCCAACTGTTTTGGCAATGCAACCGGCGCAGATTTAGTGACGGCTGCCGGTGTGAAGTTAATTGGCAGTGCTCAGTTAAGACGCGATGGCGCAATTTTGCAGCATGGATCGATGCGGCTACAGCCGGATACTAACCTGTTTTCTCAGGTATTTGGCGAAGAAGCAACACCGGCAGCTTTGTCCCTAAATATGCCAATTGAAACGATTATCAATGCGTTGGTTGCGGCTGCCGGCTGCTGTTTTGGGGTTGAGTTGGTGATGCAGCCGTTAACGGAGGCTGAGTGGCAAGAGATTCACCAATTAGTTTGCATCTAA
- the argF gene encoding ornithine carbamoyltransferase produces METLKGRDLLSLADLSNGELEELLQLAAQMKAGKINRQCNKVLGLLFYKASTRTRVSFSVAMYQLGGQVMDLNPSVTQVSRGEPLIDTARVLDRYLDVLAIRTFAQADLQTFADYANIPVINALSDQAHPCQALADLLTVQECFGTLKGITLTYVGDGNNVANSLLLGCAMAGMNIRVATPADFMPAADVVEQARTLAGDKCEITITNDPIAAATGSQVLYTDVWASMGQEEQAKDRVPLFQPYQLNEQLLSYADKDAIVLHCLPAHRGEEITDEVMEGSHSRVWDQAENRMHAQKALLASVLDAN; encoded by the coding sequence ATGGAAACATTAAAAGGACGCGATTTATTGAGTTTGGCAGACCTCAGCAATGGAGAATTAGAGGAACTCCTGCAACTGGCGGCACAGATGAAAGCAGGAAAAATTAACCGGCAATGTAACAAAGTTTTGGGTTTGTTGTTCTACAAAGCTTCAACTCGGACACGCGTTAGCTTTTCTGTGGCGATGTACCAGTTGGGAGGCCAAGTCATGGATCTCAACCCCAGCGTGACTCAGGTGAGTCGAGGAGAACCGCTGATTGATACTGCAAGGGTTTTAGACCGCTATCTAGACGTTTTGGCCATTCGTACTTTCGCGCAAGCGGATTTGCAAACTTTTGCAGACTATGCAAATATTCCGGTGATTAATGCCCTGAGTGACCAAGCACATCCTTGTCAGGCTTTGGCGGATTTGCTGACGGTTCAGGAGTGTTTTGGCACGCTGAAAGGCATCACCCTAACTTATGTAGGCGATGGCAACAACGTGGCAAATTCTCTGCTGCTAGGTTGTGCAATGGCGGGGATGAATATCAGAGTGGCTACACCGGCAGACTTTATGCCGGCAGCCGACGTTGTAGAACAGGCGCGGACACTTGCCGGCGACAAATGCGAAATTACCATTACCAATGACCCCATCGCTGCTGCCACCGGCAGCCAAGTGCTGTACACCGATGTTTGGGCGAGTATGGGGCAAGAGGAACAAGCAAAGGATCGCGTTCCGCTGTTTCAACCTTACCAGCTCAATGAACAGCTCTTAAGTTATGCCGATAAAGATGCGATTGTCTTGCATTGCCTGCCGGCACATCGGGGAGAAGAAATTACCGATGAAGTGATGGAAGGTTCTCATTCGCGGGTTTGGGATCAGGCAGAGAACCGAATGCACGCGCAAAAGGCTTTGTTGGCAAGTGTGTTAGATGCAAACTAA
- a CDS encoding transporter suffix domain-containing protein: protein MSRNLQKLGLFLIIFSFLPWIAIVAIVPWLPLTAAFKAVLVPVMLVLAEVAFWLALLLVGKEAATRYRRYFNLRTLWKRLRKWIRRH, encoded by the coding sequence ATGTCGAGAAATTTACAAAAGCTAGGTCTATTTTTAATCATTTTCTCGTTTCTTCCCTGGATTGCCATTGTTGCTATTGTGCCGTGGCTGCCATTAACTGCTGCCTTTAAAGCTGTTTTGGTTCCAGTCATGCTAGTTCTAGCAGAAGTAGCTTTTTGGCTGGCGTTGTTACTGGTAGGAAAAGAAGCCGCAACCCGCTACCGACGCTATTTTAATCTTCGCACGTTGTGGAAGCGTTTGAGAAAGTGGATCAGGCGGCATTGA
- a CDS encoding response regulator yields the protein MNILLVDDDYLLAKGTAKLIQRMGGHTVSITDNPVEIFKQCESGSIDIVLMDVNLPGATWEGQEVSGADLSRILKTQPSTSHIPIIIVTAYAMLTERQTLLSISHANDFCTKPITDYEALLELIAQLTKKN from the coding sequence GTGAACATTTTACTCGTTGATGATGATTACCTCTTGGCCAAAGGTACGGCCAAATTAATTCAACGCATGGGAGGGCATACCGTCTCCATTACAGACAATCCAGTTGAAATTTTCAAGCAATGTGAATCGGGAAGTATAGACATCGTGCTTATGGATGTCAACTTACCGGGGGCAACTTGGGAAGGGCAAGAAGTTAGTGGGGCAGACTTGTCTCGCATCCTCAAAACTCAACCCTCAACCTCCCATATTCCGATTATTATTGTTACCGCCTATGCCATGTTGACAGAGCGACAAACCCTGTTGTCAATTTCCCACGCGAATGATTTTTGTACTAAACCCATCACAGATTATGAGGCGCTTTTAGAATTAATCGCTCAGCTCACTAAAAAGAATTAA
- a CDS encoding YbjN domain-containing protein, which yields MTTSEQNLQAVSAQSPSTEDIITNKLVEDATTINLIGEIETVVTSMAIDQKVMVAQGEEGHLWKFNYGSVEVFVQLTGTTDDDTLSVWSFVMQLPAKNEPQLMRKLLEMNASATFESRFGIVNDQVVVIATRTVADLSPTEISRTITIVATIADDNDDALQAEYGQ from the coding sequence ATGACGACCAGTGAGCAAAATTTGCAAGCGGTTTCCGCTCAAAGCCCGTCAACTGAAGATATTATCACCAACAAACTGGTTGAAGATGCGACGACAATCAATCTTATCGGGGAGATTGAAACGGTTGTCACTAGTATGGCCATCGATCAAAAGGTGATGGTTGCCCAAGGCGAAGAGGGTCATCTTTGGAAGTTTAACTACGGTAGCGTTGAGGTGTTCGTGCAACTCACCGGCACGACGGATGATGATACCTTAAGCGTTTGGTCATTTGTGATGCAGCTGCCGGCTAAGAACGAACCGCAGTTAATGCGGAAGCTACTAGAAATGAACGCATCAGCCACATTTGAATCCCGCTTCGGCATTGTTAACGATCAGGTTGTGGTGATAGCAACGCGAACCGTAGCAGACCTTTCACCGACAGAAATTTCTAGAACCATTACAATTGTGGCGACAATCGCGGACGACAACGACGACGCGTTGCAGGCAGAATACGGGCAATAG
- a CDS encoding response regulator, with protein MYKVAVLDDDEYWCLAIQRYFRKEFEVSIFLEVENFLNKASQFDLAIVDFSIPRAKFEPKISGSEIICHLKKTLENPPILVLASGFISQNDREAGQKLCPQADDFLAKDAGLDQILIQIKELMKVKNHHNNEPNHKK; from the coding sequence ATGTATAAGGTTGCCGTTCTCGATGATGATGAATATTGGTGTTTGGCAATCCAGCGATACTTTAGAAAAGAATTTGAAGTTTCTATATTTCTTGAAGTAGAAAATTTTTTAAATAAAGCGAGTCAGTTTGATTTAGCCATTGTAGACTTCTCAATTCCTAGAGCTAAATTTGAACCAAAGATTAGCGGCAGTGAGATTATCTGTCATCTCAAAAAAACCTTAGAAAATCCGCCAATTTTAGTGTTAGCAAGTGGATTTATTAGCCAAAACGATAGAGAAGCCGGTCAAAAATTGTGTCCACAAGCTGACGATTTTTTAGCAAAGGATGCTGGATTAGATCAAATTTTAATCCAAATTAAAGAATTGATGAAAGTTAAAAATCATCATAATAATGAGCCAAATCATAAAAAATAA
- a CDS encoding pentapeptide repeat-containing protein — protein MANERHLAVLKEGTADWNAWRLESPPNCPDLRKALLYQMNLEGANLKCADLREANLFCANLAGANLAGANLVAADLRQANLAGANLEGANMLSVDLREANLAGANLVAANLRIAYLRGSDMQGADLRTANLHGVDMAKVNLSRADLRGAALKTTNLVGANLQETKLGDANPEGVTPQLG, from the coding sequence ATGGCTAACGAACGACATCTTGCGGTGCTTAAAGAAGGAACTGCTGACTGGAATGCGTGGCGGTTAGAGTCCCCCCCAAACTGCCCTGACTTGCGGAAGGCGTTGTTATACCAGATGAACCTAGAAGGGGCGAATCTTAAGTGCGCTGACTTGCGTGAGGCTAACCTATTCTGCGCCAATCTTGCTGGTGCTAATTTAGCGGGGGCTAACTTGGTTGCGGCTGATCTGCGTCAAGCCAATTTAGCAGGGGCTAACCTTGAAGGTGCCAATATGCTTTCAGTTGACCTGCGCGAGGCGAACTTAGCCGGCGCTAACTTGGTTGCAGCGAATCTGCGGATCGCCTATCTTCGTGGATCTGATATGCAAGGGGCAGATTTGCGGACGGCAAACTTGCACGGCGTTGATATGGCCAAAGTTAACCTCAGTCGCGCAGACTTGCGCGGGGCGGCCCTTAAAACCACTAATCTTGTTGGTGCAAATCTCCAGGAAACGAAATTGGGTGATGCCAACCCTGAGGGCGTCACGCCTCAACTTGGTTAA
- a CDS encoding GAF domain-containing protein codes for MSRSTRNKDVSEALTQGSLLNRMTNRIRQSLELSEILSATVAEMRLFLDTDRVKVYRFHEDGTGEVIAESIYENRLPSLLGLHFPASDIPVHARELFVKARVRSIVDVAAQRITFNCINSVDTTGGLSIEEVRAQTIEEVLQRPVDPCHVEYLTRMGVNSSLVVPVLHEGELWGLLVSHHVDPKTFSSEDLQIVQMIADQVSVAITQSNLLEQARTKARRETLINQISKLLHAPLNIQESLQNVLGRVVKSVACAGGRLYLNPMDTASLPELYTIGEQPDLPSETGRAIWLEYHPFWQHLMAQESLAGVGYQPTADEVDQWLFDSNAFSGQTRALASVRIVRDLYQEPLLESVSPSFRTGSIRSLLVMPLRYGQQSLGCLTLFRNEIDTDILWAGRFNPDERTARVRDSFEVWRELKLGLAPEWTRDELELVQSLGTHLAMAVMQNRLYLWEREHRLLVEMRNQELNAARAAAEEASRLKSDFLSSTSHELRTPLASTLNYLKLLKEGYYDSEEELKEYIHVAHQSAENLVAIINDVLDIAKIEAGRMNLNFERVSLPPLLEELTRMFSIDSRCKNIPLIVECEVESLWADKVKLRQILTNLLSNAFKFTSTGEVRIRAIKRLGAGFSPTAGAPEPFSRQFAEISVADTGIGIDSTQASLLFEPFVQGDGSIKRRYGGTGLGLTVCKRLAELMGGQIWLESPGLGHGTTVAFTLPWM; via the coding sequence ATGAGCCGCTCAACTAGAAACAAGGATGTAAGTGAAGCCCTAACTCAGGGAAGTTTGTTAAATCGGATGACAAATCGCATCCGTCAATCCCTAGAGTTATCAGAAATTCTGTCGGCTACAGTGGCAGAAATGCGCTTGTTTCTCGACACGGATCGGGTGAAAGTCTATCGATTTCATGAAGATGGCACCGGCGAAGTGATAGCCGAGTCCATCTATGAGAATCGTCTGCCATCACTGTTAGGTTTGCACTTTCCTGCCAGCGACATTCCCGTTCACGCCCGCGAGCTGTTTGTTAAGGCACGAGTGCGTTCAATTGTGGATGTTGCAGCCCAGCGTATCACCTTTAACTGTATCAACTCTGTGGATACCACCGGCGGCTTAAGCATTGAAGAAGTGCGAGCGCAAACCATTGAAGAGGTACTACAACGACCTGTCGATCCTTGCCATGTGGAATACCTGACAAGGATGGGGGTAAACTCGTCTCTGGTGGTGCCGGTTTTACACGAGGGAGAACTTTGGGGTTTGCTGGTTTCCCATCACGTAGATCCTAAGACTTTCTCATCGGAAGACTTGCAAATTGTGCAGATGATCGCGGATCAAGTGTCAGTTGCGATCACCCAATCTAATCTGCTAGAGCAAGCCCGTACCAAGGCACGTCGAGAAACTTTAATTAATCAAATTTCTAAACTGCTACACGCGCCTCTCAATATTCAAGAAAGCCTACAAAATGTTTTGGGAAGAGTCGTAAAATCTGTTGCTTGCGCCGGCGGCAGACTTTACCTGAATCCAATGGACACCGCCTCACTTCCAGAACTTTACACTATCGGTGAACAACCCGATTTACCCTCTGAAACCGGCAGAGCAATCTGGCTGGAATATCATCCCTTCTGGCAACATTTGATGGCGCAAGAAAGCTTAGCAGGAGTAGGTTATCAACCAACTGCTGATGAGGTCGATCAGTGGCTATTTGACTCCAACGCCTTCTCCGGACAAACGCGCGCGCTCGCCTCGGTTCGCATTGTTAGGGATCTTTACCAAGAACCTTTACTGGAGTCGGTCTCGCCCAGTTTTCGTACCGGCTCTATACGCAGCTTGCTGGTGATGCCCCTGCGCTACGGGCAACAGTCCCTTGGTTGCCTCACCCTTTTCCGCAATGAAATTGATACGGATATCCTGTGGGCGGGTCGTTTTAACCCAGATGAACGAACAGCAAGAGTCCGTGATTCGTTTGAAGTTTGGCGAGAGTTAAAACTCGGTCTAGCCCCAGAGTGGACTCGTGACGAACTGGAACTGGTGCAGTCTTTGGGCACTCACTTGGCGATGGCGGTGATGCAAAACCGGCTTTATTTGTGGGAACGGGAACACCGGCTGTTAGTGGAAATGCGAAACCAAGAACTCAATGCCGCCCGTGCCGCTGCCGAGGAAGCCAGCCGGTTAAAATCGGATTTTCTCTCCTCCACCAGCCATGAATTACGCACACCGCTTGCCTCGACACTCAATTACCTGAAACTCCTAAAAGAAGGTTATTATGACAGCGAAGAAGAGTTAAAAGAATATATCCACGTCGCCCACCAATCTGCAGAAAATTTAGTGGCAATTATTAACGATGTATTGGATATTGCCAAGATAGAAGCCGGTCGGATGAATCTTAACTTTGAGCGAGTCAGTCTGCCGCCCTTACTTGAAGAACTCACGCGGATGTTCAGTATTGATAGCCGGTGTAAGAATATTCCCCTGATCGTGGAGTGTGAGGTGGAAAGCCTCTGGGCTGACAAAGTCAAACTCCGGCAAATCCTGACAAATCTTCTTTCAAATGCCTTTAAATTCACCAGCACCGGCGAGGTTCGCATTCGGGCTATCAAACGACTCGGTGCCGGTTTTTCTCCCACTGCTGGGGCACCAGAGCCATTTTCCCGGCAATTTGCTGAAATTTCCGTCGCTGACACCGGCATCGGCATCGACAGCACCCAAGCGAGTTTGCTATTTGAACCGTTTGTGCAAGGAGATGGCTCAATTAAGCGGCGCTATGGCGGCACCGGCTTAGGTTTAACCGTCTGCAAACGTTTGGCTGAACTGATGGGGGGTCAAATTTGGCTGGAAAGCCCCGGTTTGGGACACGGCACAACAGTTGCTTTCACTTTACCGTGGATGTAG
- a CDS encoding class I SAM-dependent methyltransferase: protein MPDTLTKLAYQSFQQGKTYFGLAHKAISSQLLNLVSPSKQKTQPLHPELLLKLQQRLNQLLEKDWQDAEQGVYPFTLLFDNPWEDFFRYYPLIVLDMPQIWERANQKKYHEFSPDIKTEGYPSYYLQNFHHQTDGYLSDMSANLYDLQVEILFNGAADAMRRRILAPLKQGLQAFSSIPPHQIRVLDVACGTARTLKFIRGTLPEASLFGTDLSPAYLRKANQLLSENPGELPQLLQANAEELPYLDNYFHALTCVFLFHELPAEARQQVIEQCFRVTKPGGVFVICDSIQANDSPDFMPMMENFPAMFHEPYYRHYTTDNLVERLEKAGFTNITTEIHMVSKYWIAHKPS, encoded by the coding sequence ATGCCTGACACCCTAACTAAACTCGCCTATCAAAGTTTCCAACAAGGTAAAACTTACTTTGGTCTGGCTCACAAAGCGATCAGTTCGCAATTGCTGAACTTGGTTAGTCCTTCTAAACAGAAAACTCAACCCCTACATCCAGAACTTTTACTAAAACTTCAACAAAGGTTGAATCAACTGCTTGAAAAAGACTGGCAGGATGCCGAACAAGGCGTGTATCCTTTCACCTTGCTGTTTGATAATCCTTGGGAAGATTTTTTCCGCTACTATCCGCTGATTGTGCTAGATATGCCGCAAATCTGGGAACGCGCGAACCAGAAAAAATATCATGAATTTTCCCCAGATATTAAGACAGAAGGTTATCCCAGCTACTACCTGCAAAACTTTCACCACCAAACGGACGGCTATTTAAGTGATATGTCCGCCAATTTGTATGACTTGCAGGTGGAAATTTTATTTAACGGTGCGGCGGATGCCATGCGCCGGCGCATTTTAGCCCCTTTAAAGCAAGGATTGCAAGCTTTTAGTTCAATCCCACCTCATCAAATTCGGGTTCTAGATGTGGCTTGCGGGACTGCGCGCACCCTAAAATTCATTCGGGGCACCCTGCCAGAAGCTTCCCTGTTTGGGACGGATCTCTCACCGGCCTACCTCCGCAAGGCAAATCAGTTACTCTCGGAAAATCCGGGAGAACTGCCGCAACTTTTACAAGCCAATGCAGAGGAGTTACCCTACCTGGATAACTACTTCCACGCATTGACTTGCGTTTTTCTGTTCCATGAGTTGCCAGCAGAGGCGCGGCAGCAGGTAATTGAGCAATGCTTCAGGGTAACAAAACCGGGCGGAGTCTTTGTGATCTGCGACTCAATTCAGGCGAACGATTCTCCTGATTTTATGCCGATGATGGAAAACTTCCCCGCTATGTTTCACGAACCTTACTACCGGCACTACACAACGGATAATTTAGTAGAACGTCTGGAAAAAGCAGGGTTCACGAATATCACCACGGAAATTCACATGGTGAGCAAATACTGGATCGCCCACAAACCATCCTGA